In Nocardia yunnanensis, one DNA window encodes the following:
- a CDS encoding DNA repair helicase XPB has protein sequence MTDGPLIVQSDKTLLLEVDHESADAARQAIAPFAELERAPEHVHTYRVTPLALWNARAAGHDAEQVVDALVSFSRYAVPQPLLVDIVDTMARYGRLQLMKHPAHGLVLVSLDRAVLEEILRHKKIQPMLGARIDDDTVIVHPSERGRIKQMLLKVGWPAEDLAGYVDGEAHQIDLDYESSDWHLRDYQELAADSFWAGGSGVVVLPCGAGKTMVGAAAMAKAKATTLILVTNTVAGRQWRRELLARTSLTEDEIGEYSGERKEIRPVTIATYQVITRKTKGEYRHLELFDSRDWGLVIYDEVHLLPAPVFRMTADLQSRRRLGLTATLVREDGREGDVFSLIGPKRYDAPWKDIESQGWIAPADCVEVRVTLTDAERMAYATAEPEERYKLCSTARTKLPVVESILAKHKDAPSLVIGAYLDQLDELGEHLNAPVIQGSTRTKEREELFDAFRRGEIPVLVVSKVANFSIDLPEASVAVQVSGTFGSRQEEAQRLGRLLRPKHDGGQAHFYSVVARDTLDAEYAAHRQRFLAEQGYAYRITDADDLLGPTIG, from the coding sequence GTGACCGACGGTCCGCTCATCGTGCAGAGTGACAAGACGCTGCTGCTGGAGGTCGATCACGAGTCGGCCGACGCGGCGCGGCAGGCCATCGCGCCGTTCGCGGAGCTCGAACGCGCGCCCGAGCATGTGCACACCTATCGGGTGACGCCGCTGGCGCTGTGGAACGCGCGCGCCGCCGGGCACGACGCCGAGCAGGTGGTCGACGCGCTGGTCAGCTTCAGCCGGTACGCGGTGCCGCAGCCGCTGCTGGTCGACATCGTCGACACCATGGCCCGCTACGGCCGCCTGCAGCTGATGAAGCATCCCGCGCACGGGCTGGTGCTGGTCAGCCTGGACCGCGCGGTGCTGGAGGAAATCCTGCGGCACAAGAAGATTCAGCCCATGCTGGGCGCGCGCATCGACGACGACACGGTCATCGTGCACCCGTCCGAGCGCGGGCGCATCAAGCAGATGCTGCTCAAGGTGGGCTGGCCCGCCGAGGACCTCGCGGGCTACGTGGACGGCGAGGCGCATCAGATCGACCTGGACTACGAATCCAGCGACTGGCACCTGCGCGACTACCAGGAGCTGGCCGCGGATTCCTTCTGGGCGGGCGGCTCCGGTGTGGTGGTGCTGCCGTGCGGCGCGGGCAAGACCATGGTGGGCGCGGCGGCCATGGCCAAGGCCAAGGCGACCACGCTGATCCTGGTCACCAATACCGTGGCCGGGCGGCAGTGGCGGCGCGAGCTGCTGGCCCGCACCTCGCTGACCGAGGACGAGATCGGCGAGTACTCCGGCGAGCGCAAGGAGATCCGCCCGGTCACCATCGCCACCTATCAGGTGATCACGCGCAAGACCAAGGGCGAGTACCGCCATCTCGAGCTGTTCGACAGCCGGGACTGGGGTCTGGTCATCTACGACGAGGTGCACCTGCTGCCCGCGCCGGTCTTCCGGATGACCGCGGATCTGCAGTCGCGCCGCCGCCTCGGCCTGACCGCCACCCTGGTCCGTGAGGACGGCCGCGAGGGCGATGTGTTCTCGTTGATCGGCCCCAAGCGCTACGACGCGCCGTGGAAGGACATCGAGTCGCAGGGCTGGATCGCGCCCGCCGACTGCGTCGAGGTGCGGGTCACCCTGACCGATGCCGAGCGCATGGCCTACGCCACCGCCGAGCCGGAGGAGCGCTACAAGCTGTGCTCCACCGCGCGCACCAAACTGCCGGTGGTGGAATCGATTCTGGCCAAGCACAAGGACGCGCCGAGCCTGGTGATCGGGGCGTATCTGGATCAGCTGGACGAGCTGGGCGAACACCTGAACGCCCCGGTCATCCAGGGCTCCACCCGGACCAAGGAGCGCGAGGAGCTCTTCGACGCCTTCCGGCGCGGGGAGATTCCGGTGCTGGTGGTGTCGAAGGTGGCCAATTTCTCCATCGATCTGCCGGAAGCGTCTGTGGCCGTGCAGGTTTCGGGCACCTTCGGATCGCGGCAGGAGGAGGCGCAGCGCCTGGGCCGGCTGCTGCGGCCGAAACACGATGGCGGCCAAGCTCACTTCTATTCCGTGGTCGCACGTGACACGCTGGACGCCGAATATGCTGCGCATCGGCAGCGTTTCCTTGCGGAACAGGGGTATGCCTATCGCATCACCGATGCGGACGATCTGCTGGGGCCGACGATAGGATAA
- a CDS encoding DUF3239 domain-containing protein — protein MRRFEFTVDRDHARAVNEVVAYLRRLRIWAYTAAVVLGLGCAFLVWVNHPWSWLLAVAFLLAAVTALFIGYWMPHRGRVDKLYAAGDLVPAVVSETDGDGATLLALVDLAKPSAKGPRYALVTRTVRSLPGHRARAGERVPAVTVRVDRAPGPVGDLWQTVSAMPIAWGTRDLNIIERAREAINEVEWKLLTDNLDLAAKVRGADAKRLLLDPQQLPEELRG, from the coding sequence GTGCGGCGCTTCGAATTCACCGTGGACCGTGACCACGCCCGGGCGGTCAACGAGGTCGTCGCGTACCTGCGCCGACTCCGGATCTGGGCGTACACGGCGGCCGTCGTGCTGGGCCTGGGCTGCGCGTTCCTGGTCTGGGTCAACCACCCCTGGTCGTGGCTGCTGGCGGTGGCGTTCCTGCTCGCCGCGGTGACCGCGCTGTTCATCGGCTACTGGATGCCGCATCGTGGCCGGGTGGACAAGCTCTACGCCGCCGGCGATCTGGTGCCCGCGGTGGTGTCGGAGACCGACGGCGACGGGGCGACGCTGCTGGCGTTGGTCGATCTGGCCAAGCCGAGCGCCAAGGGGCCGCGCTACGCCCTGGTCACCCGGACCGTCCGCTCGCTGCCGGGGCATCGGGCGCGGGCGGGAGAGCGGGTGCCCGCCGTCACCGTGCGCGTCGACCGCGCGCCCGGCCCGGTCGGCGACCTGTGGCAGACCGTCAGCGCCATGCCCATCGCCTGGGGCACCCGGGATCTGAACATCATCGAGCGCGCCCGCGAGGCCATCAACGAGGTCGAGTGGAAGTTGCTCACCGACAACCTGGATCTGGCCGCCAAGGTGCGCGGGGCCGACGCCAAGCGGCTGCTGCTGGATCCGCAGCAGTTGCCCGAGGAGCTACGCGGCTGA
- a CDS encoding LysE family translocator, with protein sequence MIPVANVVAFLIAAFVLIVIPGPGVLFVIGRALSYGRRAALLSVLGHSLGVVLIMAAVAAGLGTVVAASAIALAVVKFAGALYLIYIGVQAIRERRSLREAFQAKAEPVGTGRALRQSVLVGVTNPKAIIFFSAVLPQFVAPEAGPVPVQMLVLGSLFIAIALVSDSVWALVAGTAREWFARSPKRLEAVGGAGGVLIIGLGASVAVSGTTN encoded by the coding sequence ATGATTCCCGTCGCGAATGTGGTGGCGTTCCTGATCGCGGCCTTCGTTCTCATCGTAATACCCGGTCCCGGCGTGCTTTTCGTCATCGGACGGGCCCTGTCGTACGGCCGGCGGGCCGCCCTGCTGTCGGTGCTGGGCCACTCGCTCGGCGTCGTCCTCATCATGGCGGCGGTCGCGGCGGGACTCGGCACCGTCGTCGCGGCGTCGGCCATCGCGCTGGCCGTCGTGAAGTTCGCCGGGGCGCTGTATCTGATCTATATCGGCGTGCAGGCCATCCGGGAGCGGCGGTCGCTGCGGGAGGCGTTCCAGGCCAAGGCCGAACCCGTCGGCACCGGCCGGGCGCTGCGGCAATCCGTGCTGGTCGGGGTCACCAATCCGAAGGCGATCATCTTCTTCTCGGCGGTGCTGCCGCAGTTCGTGGCCCCGGAAGCCGGTCCGGTGCCGGTGCAGATGCTGGTTCTCGGGTCGCTGTTCATCGCCATCGCGCTGGTCTCGGATTCGGTCTGGGCCCTGGTCGCGGGCACGGCGCGCGAGTGGTTCGCGCGTTCGCCCAAGCGGCTGGAGGCGGTCGGCGGCGCGGGCGGGGTGCTGATCATCGGGCTGGGTGCGAGCGTGGCCGTGTCGGGCACCACCAATTGA
- a CDS encoding M1 family metallopeptidase translates to MRRDWRYMVVGAVLLAGANAAPAQADSGDPFAGAPGAGDPYYPLDGNGGYDVGHYDVTISYDPPSHRMTGSTRIDAVATQALRTFDLDYSGPALTTVTVDGLPAAFTRIGEHELVVTPMIPLLPGLPFTVRADYGGEVTGTDGEGWVFSPSGGAFVAGEPHSASTWYPLNDTPLDKATFTLHATVPQEWEVMSNGDKVSDTVTGADRTVSWEMRQPVIGYLTTIAIDKFEYLEQRRANGTRLLSAFAPGAQKARDVESRLPEILDFQEQLYGPYPFDAAGGIYVDTDLNFSLETQSRPIYAPWTDLDTVVHEITHQWWGDSMSVKQWSDVCLNECFASYTADYLWPERKDGKDVDAMYRDTVAKYHDDPKFWEIALQNPGVGSEFTSVYYRGPLFLHALRRTMGDDAYFRAVRDFVMGHKYGNASMPEFRQFVQTRTAHDLSGFFTAWLDRTDRPADEFLFPGSLRA, encoded by the coding sequence ATGAGGCGGGACTGGCGGTACATGGTGGTGGGGGCGGTACTGCTGGCGGGCGCGAATGCGGCACCAGCGCAAGCGGATTCGGGTGACCCCTTCGCGGGCGCGCCGGGGGCCGGGGATCCGTACTACCCGTTGGACGGCAATGGCGGCTACGACGTCGGGCACTACGACGTCACGATCTCCTACGATCCGCCGTCGCATCGCATGACGGGGTCGACGCGCATCGACGCGGTGGCCACGCAGGCGCTGCGGACGTTCGATCTGGATTACAGCGGTCCGGCCCTGACCACGGTGACCGTCGACGGCCTGCCCGCCGCGTTCACTCGCATCGGCGAGCACGAATTGGTCGTGACGCCGATGATTCCGCTGCTGCCCGGGCTGCCGTTCACGGTGCGGGCCGACTACGGCGGCGAGGTGACCGGCACCGACGGCGAGGGCTGGGTGTTCTCGCCCAGCGGCGGCGCTTTCGTGGCGGGCGAACCGCATTCGGCCAGCACCTGGTACCCGCTCAACGACACGCCCTTGGACAAGGCCACTTTCACCCTGCACGCCACCGTGCCGCAGGAGTGGGAGGTGATGTCGAACGGCGACAAGGTCTCCGACACCGTGACGGGCGCCGACCGCACCGTGTCGTGGGAGATGCGGCAGCCGGTGATCGGGTATCTGACCACCATCGCCATCGACAAGTTCGAGTACCTGGAACAGCGGCGCGCCAATGGAACTCGACTGCTCAGCGCCTTCGCGCCCGGCGCGCAGAAGGCCCGGGACGTGGAGTCGCGGCTGCCGGAGATCCTGGACTTCCAGGAACAGCTCTACGGCCCGTACCCGTTCGACGCCGCCGGCGGGATCTACGTCGACACCGACCTGAACTTCTCCCTCGAAACCCAGTCGCGGCCCATCTACGCGCCCTGGACCGACCTGGACACCGTGGTGCACGAGATCACCCACCAGTGGTGGGGCGACTCCATGTCGGTCAAGCAGTGGTCGGACGTCTGCCTGAACGAGTGCTTCGCCAGCTACACCGCCGACTACCTGTGGCCGGAACGCAAGGACGGCAAGGACGTCGACGCCATGTACCGCGACACCGTCGCGAAATACCATGACGATCCCAAGTTCTGGGAGATCGCCCTGCAAAACCCCGGCGTCGGCAGCGAATTCACCTCGGTCTACTACCGCGGGCCGCTGTTCCTGCACGCGCTGCGCCGCACCATGGGCGACGACGCCTACTTCCGGGCCGTGCGGGATTTCGTGATGGGCCACAAATACGGCAACGCCTCCATGCCGGAGTTCCGCCAGTTCGTGCAGACGCGCACCGCCCACGACCTGTCGGGCTTCTTCACCGCCTGGCTGGACCGCACCGACCGCCCCGCCGACGAATTCCTGTTCCCCGGTTCGCTGCGGGCCTGA
- a CDS encoding LysE family translocator, producing MIETSAALGVAAAELGLVLTPGPNMMYLVSRTVSQGRRAGLVSLAGVAVGFGVYLVAATAGITAVFGMVPTLYLALKVAGACYLLYLAWKTLRPGGVSPFSPTELPADPARRLFTMGLVTNLLNPKVAILYMALIPQFIVPAHGRVWLQSLCLGSIQIGVALTVNGLIVLSAGAVASFLAGRPLWLRLQRWVTGSVLGAMAALVLSDRTRPLPA from the coding sequence ATGATCGAAACGAGTGCAGCGCTCGGAGTGGCGGCGGCGGAGCTCGGACTTGTGCTCACTCCGGGACCGAACATGATGTATCTGGTGTCGCGGACCGTGTCCCAGGGACGGCGGGCCGGTCTGGTGTCGCTCGCGGGGGTGGCGGTCGGGTTCGGGGTCTACCTGGTGGCGGCGACGGCGGGGATCACGGCAGTGTTCGGCATGGTGCCCACGCTGTATCTGGCGCTGAAGGTCGCGGGAGCCTGCTATCTGCTGTATCTGGCGTGGAAAACGCTGCGGCCGGGCGGGGTTTCACCGTTCAGTCCCACCGAGCTGCCCGCGGATCCGGCGCGGCGGCTGTTCACCATGGGACTGGTCACCAATCTGCTGAATCCGAAGGTCGCCATTCTGTACATGGCGTTGATTCCGCAGTTCATCGTGCCCGCGCACGGCCGGGTGTGGCTGCAGAGCCTGTGCCTGGGATCCATCCAGATCGGCGTCGCGCTCACCGTGAACGGACTGATCGTGCTCAGCGCGGGAGCCGTCGCGAGCTTCCTCGCGGGACGCCCGCTGTGGCTGCGCCTGCAGCGGTGGGTGACCGGGTCCGTGCTGGGCGCGATGGCCGCGCTGGTGCTGTCGGATCGGACCCGGCCGCTCCCGGCTTGA
- a CDS encoding pyridoxal phosphate-dependent aminotransferase translates to MPSRIPTVARLQPFASTIFAEMTELAVRHGAVNLGQGFPDSDGPAGMLEVARQAIADGFNQYPPGRGVPALRQAIAADRARRYGTHYDPGSQVLVTVGATEAIAATVLGLVEPGDDVVLIEPYYDSYAAAIALAGANRRTARLVPDGDGFTLDVDSLRAAITPKTRLLLLNSPHNPTGTVLSEADLTAIADLVIEHDLYVMSDEAYEHLTFDGHRHISLSTLPGMFERTVVISSAAKTFSVTGWKIGWACAPAPLLDAVLTAKQFLTFVGGGPFQPAIAHALNHEQQWVSALRDTLSEKRLRLSAALADAGFGVKRSDGTYFVCADVTPLGATDAYDFCRELPARLGVAAVPVSVFADHQADWNHLVRFTFCKKEETIAEGIRRLRAGHSAEAIR, encoded by the coding sequence ATGCCGTCCCGTATTCCGACCGTCGCCCGTCTGCAGCCGTTCGCCTCGACGATCTTCGCCGAGATGACCGAATTGGCCGTCCGGCACGGTGCGGTGAATCTCGGCCAGGGCTTCCCGGACAGCGACGGGCCCGCGGGCATGCTCGAGGTGGCACGGCAGGCGATCGCCGACGGATTCAACCAGTACCCGCCCGGACGCGGGGTGCCCGCGCTGCGGCAGGCCATCGCCGCGGATCGGGCGCGCCGCTACGGCACCCACTACGACCCGGGCTCGCAGGTGCTGGTGACCGTCGGGGCCACCGAGGCCATCGCGGCCACGGTGCTCGGCCTGGTCGAACCCGGTGACGACGTGGTGCTGATCGAGCCGTACTACGACTCCTACGCCGCGGCCATCGCCCTGGCCGGGGCCAACCGCCGGACCGCGCGGCTGGTGCCCGACGGTGACGGCTTCACCCTCGACGTGGACAGCCTGCGCGCCGCCATCACCCCGAAAACCCGCCTGCTGCTGCTGAATTCGCCGCACAACCCGACCGGGACCGTGCTCTCGGAGGCCGATCTCACCGCCATCGCGGACCTCGTGATCGAACACGACCTCTACGTCATGTCCGACGAGGCGTACGAGCACCTGACCTTCGACGGGCACCGGCACATCAGTCTGTCCACGCTACCCGGCATGTTCGAGCGTACCGTCGTGATCTCCAGCGCGGCAAAGACTTTCAGCGTCACCGGCTGGAAGATCGGCTGGGCCTGCGCGCCCGCGCCGCTGCTGGACGCGGTGCTGACCGCCAAGCAGTTCCTCACCTTCGTCGGCGGCGGCCCCTTCCAGCCCGCCATCGCCCACGCCCTGAATCACGAGCAGCAGTGGGTGAGCGCGCTGCGAGACACCCTGTCGGAGAAGCGACTTCGACTCTCCGCCGCCCTCGCCGACGCCGGTTTCGGCGTGAAGCGCAGCGACGGCACCTATTTCGTCTGCGCCGACGTCACTCCGCTCGGCGCTACCGACGCCTACGACTTCTGCCGCGAGCTGCCCGCCCGCCTCGGCGTCGCCGCCGTGCCGGTGAGCGTCTTCGCCGACCACCAGGCCGACTGGAACCACCTGGTGCGCTTCACCTTCTGCAAGAAGGAGGAAACCATCGCCGAGGGCATTCGCCGCCTCCGCGCCGGCCACAGCGCCGAGGCGATCCGCTAG
- a CDS encoding helicase-associated domain-containing protein, with product MTETPTTASAADSGAAAPARQSARAEATLAEWLAKRSDEDLVTLLQLRPDLAVPLPGSMAVLAARTEQRASVLRAGDELDTLDFAIIETLVVQGAADGRHGAPLPAKTLRKLLSDRVPAATVNAALQKLRARALVWGPDTGLRLSPAAQEALPWPLGSTTELPDALTEPEIAAALAESTPQERALLDKLAATGPRGRTRDAAPGTASERPVQRLLSRRLLNWIDEETVELPVAVGQVLRNEPVTDPHALKPPQPEITKHSPADVNAAAAGEVGELLRHSAAVLEVLGQAPAPVLRSGGLGVRELRRIAKQTGLDENRLGLLAEVLVAARLIDKGTPEPAPEGDGTDDYWTPTTTADAWLAVVPPRRWAVLAQAWLELDRFPWMIGLRDANDKPLAALSAELRTSHAVRDRRALLDLLAEFPPGTEVSAADLGRVLAWRQPRRRRHYRREALESTLAEAQSLGLVARGAVTSAGRALLHGSPEDAEAEMANALPEPVDHVLVQADLTVIAPGPLVPELRDRIELVADVESAGAATVYRIGEQSVRRALDAGATAAELHNLFRTHSRTPVPQSLSYLIDDVARRHGRLRAGMAQSFVRSEDPALLAEVLAAPVAGELALRAVAPTVAISQAALGEVLERLRAAGFSPAGEDSSGAIVDLRPRGARLPARASQRSAWRPNPPNVEQLRALVGELRAGERAANARPGQAVRSDGSRTSTAATLNLLQLAARTKRSVHIGYVDAQGVATQRVVEPLQVGGGQLDARDPVTGAVRHFTLHRIASVALVG from the coding sequence GTGACCGAAACCCCCACGACCGCTTCGGCCGCCGATTCCGGCGCGGCGGCCCCGGCCCGGCAGTCCGCGCGGGCCGAGGCGACGCTGGCCGAGTGGCTGGCCAAGCGCAGCGACGAGGATCTCGTCACACTGTTGCAGTTGCGGCCGGATCTGGCCGTCCCCCTGCCGGGTTCGATGGCGGTGCTCGCGGCCCGCACCGAGCAGCGCGCGTCGGTGCTGCGCGCCGGGGACGAACTGGACACCCTCGACTTCGCGATCATCGAAACCCTTGTCGTTCAGGGCGCGGCGGACGGCCGCCACGGTGCGCCCCTGCCCGCCAAGACCTTGCGCAAGCTGCTGTCGGATCGCGTCCCGGCCGCGACCGTCAACGCCGCCCTACAGAAACTTCGCGCCCGCGCCCTGGTCTGGGGTCCCGACACCGGGCTGCGGCTGAGCCCCGCCGCGCAGGAGGCGCTGCCCTGGCCGCTGGGCAGCACCACCGAACTGCCGGACGCGCTCACCGAACCCGAAATCGCCGCCGCCCTGGCCGAATCCACGCCGCAGGAGCGGGCGCTGCTGGACAAGCTGGCCGCCACCGGACCGCGCGGCCGCACCCGCGACGCCGCGCCCGGCACCGCGAGCGAGCGCCCGGTGCAGCGGCTGCTGTCACGCCGCTTGCTGAACTGGATCGACGAGGAGACCGTCGAACTGCCCGTGGCGGTGGGTCAGGTGCTGCGCAACGAACCGGTCACCGATCCGCACGCGCTGAAACCGCCGCAGCCCGAGATCACCAAGCACTCCCCCGCCGATGTCAACGCGGCGGCCGCGGGCGAGGTGGGAGAACTGTTGCGGCACAGTGCCGCCGTGCTCGAGGTGCTCGGCCAGGCGCCCGCGCCGGTGCTGCGCTCCGGCGGTCTCGGGGTGCGCGAACTGCGTCGCATCGCCAAACAGACCGGGCTGGACGAGAACCGGCTCGGGCTGCTGGCCGAGGTCCTGGTCGCGGCGCGGCTCATCGACAAGGGCACCCCCGAGCCCGCGCCCGAGGGCGACGGCACCGACGACTACTGGACCCCCACCACCACCGCCGACGCCTGGCTCGCGGTGGTGCCGCCGCGCCGCTGGGCGGTGCTGGCACAGGCGTGGCTGGAGCTGGACCGCTTCCCGTGGATGATCGGCCTGCGCGACGCCAACGACAAACCCCTCGCCGCGCTCTCGGCGGAACTGCGCACCTCGCACGCCGTCCGCGACCGCCGCGCCCTGCTGGACCTGCTGGCCGAATTCCCGCCCGGCACCGAGGTTTCCGCCGCCGACCTGGGGCGTGTCCTGGCCTGGCGGCAGCCGCGCCGGCGGCGGCACTACCGGCGCGAGGCGCTGGAAAGCACACTGGCGGAAGCGCAGTCGCTGGGTTTGGTGGCGCGGGGCGCGGTGACCTCGGCGGGCCGGGCCCTGCTGCACGGCAGTCCCGAGGACGCCGAAGCCGAGATGGCGAACGCGCTGCCGGAGCCGGTGGATCACGTACTGGTGCAGGCAGATCTGACGGTCATCGCGCCCGGCCCGCTGGTCCCGGAGCTGCGGGATCGGATCGAACTCGTCGCCGATGTCGAATCGGCCGGGGCCGCAACGGTGTACCGGATCGGCGAGCAGTCGGTGCGGCGCGCCCTGGACGCCGGCGCGACCGCCGCGGAACTGCACAATCTGTTCCGCACCCATTCCCGGACCCCGGTGCCGCAGTCGCTGTCGTATCTCATCGACGATGTGGCGCGCCGCCACGGCCGGCTGCGCGCGGGGATGGCGCAGAGTTTCGTGCGCAGCGAGGACCCGGCGCTGCTGGCCGAGGTGCTGGCCGCGCCGGTGGCGGGGGAACTGGCGCTGCGCGCGGTCGCGCCGACGGTCGCGATCTCGCAGGCGGCGCTGGGCGAGGTGCTGGAACGGTTGCGCGCCGCGGGTTTCAGCCCGGCGGGCGAGGACTCCTCGGGCGCCATCGTGGATCTGCGGCCCCGGGGCGCGCGGCTGCCCGCGCGGGCGTCGCAGCGCTCGGCATGGCGGCCCAACCCGCCGAACGTCGAGCAGTTGCGGGCGCTGGTGGGTGAACTGCGCGCGGGTGAGCGCGCCGCCAATGCCCGCCCGGGACAGGCGGTTCGGTCCGACGGCTCGCGCACGAGCACGGCCGCCACCCTGAACCTGCTGCAACTCGCGGCGAGGACCAAGCGGTCGGTCCACATCGGTTACGTGGACGCGCAGGGCGTGGCCACCCAGCGAGTCGTGGAACCGCTCCAGGTCGGCGGCGGTCAGCTCGACGCCCGCGACCCGGTCACCGGCGCGGTCCGCCATTTCACCCTGCACCGGATCGCCTCGGTCGCGCTGGTCGGCTAG
- a CDS encoding transglycosylase family protein has protein sequence MSGRHRKPTNTGRTVAKVALTGIALGGAGVAMAGNASAAPDSDWDRLAQCEAGGNWGINTGNGFQGGLQFSPGTWTAHGGGEYAPTANQATREQQIAVAEKVLATQGWGAWPSCSSSLGLTSAATPRSAPAPAASDTPQWAPQQAGPGAGANGSQEVFQAVDRAIAVAQSQGINIPQPALDFLNATKASGTQLDPSIVNFFEANKGLLPQ, from the coding sequence ATGAGTGGACGCCATCGCAAGCCGACCAACACCGGCCGCACTGTCGCCAAGGTTGCCCTGACGGGCATCGCGCTCGGCGGCGCGGGAGTGGCCATGGCAGGTAACGCCAGCGCGGCACCCGACTCCGACTGGGACCGCCTCGCCCAGTGTGAGGCAGGCGGTAACTGGGGTATCAACACCGGCAACGGTTTCCAGGGCGGGCTGCAGTTCTCTCCCGGCACCTGGACCGCCCACGGCGGCGGCGAATACGCCCCCACCGCCAACCAGGCCACCCGCGAGCAGCAGATCGCGGTCGCCGAGAAGGTGCTCGCCACGCAGGGCTGGGGCGCCTGGCCCTCCTGCTCCTCGAGCCTCGGCCTCACCTCGGCCGCCACGCCGCGCAGCGCCCCCGCACCCGCCGCTTCCGACACCCCGCAGTGGGCGCCGCAGCAGGCCGGGCCCGGCGCCGGCGCCAACGGCAGCCAGGAAGTGTTCCAGGCCGTCGATCGCGCGATCGCGGTCGCGCAGTCGCAGGGCATCAACATCCCCCAGCCCGCCCTGGACTTCCTCAACGCCACCAAGGCCAGTGGCACTCAGCTCGACCCGAGCATCGTCAACTTCTTCGAGGCGAACAAGGGCCTGCTGCCCCAGTAG
- a CDS encoding cold-shock protein: MPTGKVKWYDVEKGFGFLSQDEGEDVYVRSSALPDGVEALKPGQRVEFGMAAGRRGPQALSLKLLETPNLREERGGRGERGDRRGGRNDAPVNRKEPDELHGLIEDMITLLETKVQPDLRRGKYPDRKTAQRIAEVVRGVARELDH, translated from the coding sequence GTGCCGACCGGCAAGGTGAAGTGGTACGACGTCGAAAAGGGCTTCGGCTTCCTGTCCCAGGATGAGGGAGAGGATGTCTACGTTCGCTCGTCGGCGCTGCCCGATGGGGTCGAGGCGCTCAAGCCGGGACAGCGGGTGGAATTCGGGATGGCCGCGGGTCGCCGTGGGCCGCAGGCGCTTTCGCTGAAGCTGCTGGAAACCCCCAACCTGCGCGAGGAGCGCGGCGGCCGGGGCGAGCGCGGCGACCGCCGCGGCGGCCGCAACGACGCCCCCGTCAACCGCAAGGAACCCGATGAGCTGCACGGCCTCATCGAGGACATGATCACGCTGCTGGAGACCAAGGTGCAGCCGGATCTGCGCCGCGGCAAGTATCCGGACCGCAAGACCGCCCAGCGCATCGCCGAAGTGGTGCGCGGCGTGGCGCGCGAGCTGGACCACTAG
- a CDS encoding DUF2771 domain-containing protein, which yields MSQSKTRTIVALAGAALLVFVAAVAAVVTIAVQHTDKPKPELSAYAHGKSVSVRPFMYCSVHVDNNQLKMEDCDNSQSISDLSVPPGSPLQLSLPNEIFDAPWRMAVVYALPNGQAAQTTVWYSDKVEKSCQIPSPLTPEPANPGKSLKDCRALTIETPADARLRLAGIEFQLPVPARDENGQEGYVPHAVWSIRTAA from the coding sequence GTGAGCCAATCCAAAACCCGCACGATCGTCGCTCTCGCGGGAGCGGCACTGCTGGTTTTCGTGGCGGCGGTGGCCGCCGTGGTCACGATCGCCGTGCAGCACACCGACAAGCCCAAGCCGGAGCTGAGCGCCTACGCCCACGGCAAGTCGGTGTCGGTGCGGCCGTTCATGTATTGCAGTGTGCACGTGGACAACAATCAGCTGAAGATGGAGGACTGCGACAACAGCCAATCCATCTCGGATCTGAGCGTGCCGCCGGGCTCCCCGTTGCAGCTGTCGCTGCCCAACGAGATCTTCGACGCCCCTTGGCGGATGGCGGTCGTGTACGCGCTGCCCAACGGGCAGGCCGCCCAGACCACCGTGTGGTACTCGGACAAGGTGGAGAAGTCCTGCCAGATCCCCAGCCCGCTGACGCCGGAGCCGGCCAATCCGGGCAAGTCGCTGAAGGACTGCCGCGCCCTGACCATCGAGACGCCCGCCGACGCACGACTGCGCTTGGCGGGCATCGAATTCCAGCTCCCCGTCCCGGCGCGCGACGAGAACGGCCAGGAGGGCTACGTCCCGCACGCCGTGTGGTCGATCCGCACCGCCGCTTGA